Proteins encoded together in one Corallococcus soli window:
- a CDS encoding DUF1028 domain-containing protein, with the protein MSVKSLERGLLVVASLLASTQSFAAPPTGASVNPRVLGTRAIVACDAVEKSCGVASISFPAGISGLVPYGRPDIAVATMFYPSVDDAEAIIARTDAGDTAQTAVDYVFSVDPYADYRQLAAVKLNPNGTITVGQKTGAENAPERCAVKGATFVVQANNQTSPLICDAMALGFKNAKGSLPQRLLASLKLGAREGRDRNGERSGVIRVWTSENESTFYTKVLADAVVHNSRTALHDLDVEMNRYQAGIAAPYASDLIPLDAATAKTVKNALSKTGHYTGVVDGTWSDAAEQALSDFNWSTLFFLKPTVVVGGQRKIDGPLVNFLRDADPKALMAGGE; encoded by the coding sequence ATGAGCGTGAAGTCCCTTGAGCGTGGCCTGTTGGTCGTTGCATCCCTGCTGGCGTCCACCCAGTCCTTCGCGGCGCCGCCCACCGGGGCCTCCGTCAACCCGCGCGTCCTGGGCACGCGCGCCATCGTCGCGTGCGACGCCGTGGAGAAGTCCTGCGGCGTGGCCAGCATCTCCTTCCCCGCGGGCATCAGCGGCCTGGTGCCCTACGGCCGCCCGGACATCGCGGTGGCCACCATGTTCTACCCCTCGGTGGATGACGCGGAGGCCATCATCGCCCGCACGGACGCGGGCGACACGGCCCAGACCGCCGTGGACTACGTGTTCAGCGTGGATCCGTACGCGGACTACCGCCAGCTCGCCGCGGTGAAGCTCAACCCCAACGGCACCATCACGGTGGGCCAGAAGACCGGCGCGGAGAACGCCCCGGAACGCTGCGCCGTGAAGGGCGCCACCTTCGTGGTGCAGGCCAACAACCAGACTTCCCCGCTCATCTGCGACGCGATGGCCTTGGGCTTCAAGAATGCCAAGGGAAGCCTGCCGCAGCGGCTGCTCGCGTCGCTCAAGTTGGGGGCCCGCGAGGGGAGGGATCGCAACGGCGAGCGCTCCGGCGTCATCCGCGTCTGGACCTCGGAGAACGAATCGACCTTCTACACGAAGGTGCTGGCGGACGCCGTCGTGCACAACAGCAGGACCGCGCTGCATGACCTGGACGTGGAGATGAACCGCTACCAGGCGGGCATCGCCGCGCCGTACGCGTCGGACCTCATCCCGCTCGACGCGGCGACCGCGAAGACCGTGAAGAACGCGCTGAGCAAGACGGGGCATTACACCGGTGTCGTGGACGGGACCTGGAGCGACGCCGCCGAGCAGGCGCTGTCTGACTTCAACTGGAGCACCCTCTTCTTCCTCAAGCCCACGGTGGTGGTGGGCGGCCAGCGGAAGATCGATGGTCCGCTGGTCAACTTCCTGCGCGACGCGGACCCGAAGGCGCTCATGGCCGGGGGCGAGTGA
- a CDS encoding methyl-accepting chemotaxis protein produces the protein MTLSLAARLTAALSAVVIALTLGTVSLMGWSLRSRVEAEMVSALGRDAMRWQSLKDQELRVLKELARVAVANPAFASEARRASPGGPEAGLLADQRALLGVDLLVLTGPDGALVTSTREGSLSGLEAVVRQQAQVLLPGDGAPLLAAAWPLRSNGATVGHLVVGSELGADDLGLLGVGGERLESLLHVGSRLVAQSVHAVTAPALLSAAASGVTNGGAVDVGDVALHLARVDVGGGVELVLARSAAAEWARMRSSLMGVFGIGLLVALLAGGGVFLLVRRMMAPLNALTAAAARVVAEGDFSGTLEVHSKDEIGQLATSFGDMMARLRAVLLALKNSAQELEATALELATSASDQNLAVTRQAAALHQTQIAARQLQESSRAAAQRATGVLREAEKAGAVGQAGESAVAGSVGGLTHIRSQVERISSTVSELRQRTRQVGDITGTVKDLADQSNVLALNAAIEAARSGESGRAFAVVARQMRSLADQSATATSRVQSILGDIGRAISEAVKTSEGGSREVEGGLDQARAAGESLRALATVIQNNSESVKSIADMVSQQDAGIAELFAALSDLTRLADETVERVATSAVAAARLTTASHEVSTIVGQYRV, from the coding sequence ATGACGCTCAGCCTTGCCGCGCGCTTGACCGCGGCGCTTTCCGCCGTGGTGATTGCCCTCACCCTTGGCACCGTGTCGCTGATGGGCTGGTCGCTGCGCTCGCGGGTGGAGGCCGAAATGGTCTCCGCGCTGGGGCGGGACGCCATGCGCTGGCAGTCGCTGAAGGACCAGGAGCTGCGGGTCCTCAAGGAGCTGGCCCGCGTGGCGGTGGCCAACCCGGCCTTCGCCAGCGAGGCGCGGCGCGCTTCCCCGGGCGGACCGGAGGCGGGGCTGCTGGCGGATCAACGCGCGCTGCTGGGCGTGGACCTGCTGGTACTCACGGGGCCGGACGGTGCGCTCGTCACGTCCACGCGGGAAGGGAGCCTGTCGGGGCTGGAGGCGGTGGTGCGGCAGCAGGCGCAGGTGCTGCTGCCGGGGGATGGCGCGCCCCTGCTGGCGGCGGCTTGGCCGCTGCGGTCCAACGGCGCCACGGTGGGCCACCTCGTGGTGGGCTCGGAGCTGGGCGCGGACGACCTGGGGCTCCTGGGCGTGGGCGGCGAGCGGCTGGAGTCGCTGCTGCACGTGGGCTCGCGGCTGGTGGCGCAGTCGGTGCACGCGGTGACGGCGCCGGCGCTGCTGTCCGCGGCGGCCTCGGGCGTGACGAACGGCGGCGCGGTGGACGTGGGGGACGTGGCCCTGCACCTGGCGCGGGTGGACGTGGGGGGCGGGGTGGAGCTGGTGCTCGCGCGCAGCGCGGCGGCGGAGTGGGCGCGGATGCGCTCCTCGCTGATGGGCGTGTTCGGCATCGGGTTGCTGGTGGCGCTGCTGGCGGGCGGGGGCGTCTTCCTGCTGGTGCGGCGGATGATGGCGCCCCTGAACGCGCTGACGGCGGCGGCGGCCCGGGTGGTGGCGGAAGGGGACTTCAGCGGCACGCTGGAGGTCCACTCCAAGGATGAGATTGGACAGCTGGCCACGTCCTTCGGGGACATGATGGCGCGGCTGCGCGCGGTGCTGCTGGCGCTCAAGAACTCCGCGCAGGAGCTGGAGGCGACGGCGCTGGAGCTGGCCACGTCCGCGTCGGACCAGAACCTGGCGGTGACGCGGCAGGCGGCGGCGCTGCACCAGACGCAGATCGCCGCGCGGCAGCTCCAGGAGAGCTCCCGGGCAGCGGCGCAGCGGGCCACGGGCGTGCTGCGCGAGGCGGAGAAGGCGGGCGCGGTGGGCCAGGCGGGCGAGTCCGCGGTGGCGGGCAGCGTCGGGGGCCTGACGCACATCCGCTCCCAGGTGGAGCGCATCTCCAGCACGGTGTCGGAGCTGCGCCAGCGCACGCGGCAGGTGGGGGACATCACCGGCACGGTGAAGGACCTGGCGGACCAGTCCAACGTGCTGGCGCTCAACGCGGCCATCGAGGCGGCGCGCAGCGGCGAGTCGGGGCGGGCGTTCGCGGTGGTGGCGCGGCAGATGCGTTCGCTGGCGGACCAGTCCGCGACGGCGACGTCGCGCGTGCAGTCCATCCTCGGCGACATCGGCCGGGCCATCTCCGAAGCGGTGAAGACGAGCGAGGGCGGGTCGCGCGAGGTGGAGGGCGGCCTGGACCAGGCAAGGGCGGCGGGCGAGAGCCTGCGCGCGCTGGCCACGGTCATCCAGAACAACAGCGAGTCCGTGAAGAGCATCGCGGACATGGTGAGCCAGCAGGACGCGGGCATCGCGGAGCTGTTCGCCGCGCTGAGCGACCTAACGCGCCTGGCGGATGAGACGGTGGAGCGCGTGGCCACGAGCGCCGTGGCCGCCGCGCGCCTGACCACCGCGTCCCACGAGGTGAGCACCATCGTGGGGCAGTACCGGGTGTGA
- a CDS encoding DUF2058 family protein, with protein MQNLRDKLLKAGLVSEEQAKKTESSPAPPRRPASSPEDSRGSAPRAPAHRGRDENRTSGGPPRRDDRGGPPRQGAGGPPRREGGGAPPRQGAGGPPRREGGGFRGPQGGFAASGRPGATTDKPIPKLPPLPGSKAYQRAESKKQVELDRALRELVLGSQVPQEPGETTFYFMTRKGKLRRMDLSPTQAKQLEEGELGVVERPEPAQIEHSLVPAAAAEQMFQLSAKAVRFFNRKESPVGFMNDEQLKAQQAAEAAGTAPEIPDEPEAAAADDASEDDEAPAEAESTPSEPDTGSEGGTQS; from the coding sequence ATGCAGAACCTGCGAGACAAGTTGTTGAAAGCGGGCCTCGTCTCCGAGGAGCAGGCCAAGAAGACCGAGTCTTCTCCTGCGCCTCCGCGACGCCCGGCCTCTTCCCCCGAGGACAGCCGGGGGAGCGCTCCACGCGCCCCCGCCCACCGGGGACGTGATGAGAACCGGACATCGGGAGGCCCGCCGCGTCGAGACGACCGCGGAGGTCCGCCGCGCCAGGGTGCGGGAGGCCCGCCGCGCCGTGAGGGCGGTGGGGCTCCCCCGCGCCAGGGCGCTGGAGGCCCGCCGCGCCGCGAGGGTGGAGGCTTCCGGGGACCGCAGGGCGGGTTCGCCGCCTCCGGCCGTCCGGGCGCGACCACCGACAAGCCCATCCCCAAGCTGCCGCCCCTGCCGGGCTCCAAGGCCTACCAGCGCGCCGAGTCCAAGAAGCAGGTGGAGCTGGACCGGGCCCTGCGCGAGCTGGTGCTGGGCTCCCAGGTGCCCCAGGAGCCCGGGGAGACGACGTTCTACTTCATGACGCGCAAGGGGAAGCTGCGCCGCATGGACCTGTCCCCCACCCAGGCCAAGCAGTTGGAGGAAGGCGAGCTGGGCGTGGTGGAGCGCCCGGAGCCCGCGCAGATCGAGCACTCGCTCGTGCCCGCCGCCGCGGCCGAGCAGATGTTCCAGCTGTCCGCCAAGGCCGTGCGCTTCTTCAACCGCAAGGAGAGCCCCGTCGGCTTCATGAACGACGAGCAGCTCAAGGCGCAGCAGGCCGCCGAGGCCGCTGGCACCGCGCCCGAAATCCCCGACGAGCCGGAGGCCGCCGCGGCCGACGACGCGTCCGAGGACGACGAGGCCCCCGCCGAAGCCGAGTCCACGCCCTCCGAGCCGGACACCGGCTCCGAAGGCGGCACGCAGTCCTGA
- a CDS encoding PP2C family protein-serine/threonine phosphatase gives MRFESAGQTHIGRRPHNEDAYCVLPERGLFVVADGLGGQEGGEVASQCVVDTFAGFSDRLDRDRDGTWPDAVDPAKSREENYLAACTALAQRTLRVRRVGKLKEMASTVVALAVGDKGAAVAHVGDSRLYRLREGRLESLTRDHSLIEELRAAGREPPGNPANLRHLITRALGTENAEPTVQRLEAQPGDVFLLCSDGLYEPLGPEVLTERLQASSAQAACDSLVSAAYEAGGRDNITAVVLRVAAA, from the coding sequence ATGAGATTCGAGAGCGCGGGGCAGACCCACATCGGGCGGCGACCGCACAACGAAGATGCGTACTGCGTCCTGCCCGAGCGTGGGCTGTTCGTGGTGGCGGACGGGTTGGGGGGCCAGGAGGGCGGCGAGGTGGCCAGCCAGTGCGTGGTGGACACCTTCGCGGGCTTCAGCGACCGGCTGGACCGGGACCGGGACGGCACCTGGCCGGACGCGGTGGATCCCGCCAAGAGCCGGGAGGAGAACTACCTGGCGGCCTGCACCGCGCTGGCCCAGCGCACCCTGCGTGTGCGCCGCGTGGGCAAGCTCAAGGAGATGGCCTCCACGGTGGTGGCGCTCGCGGTGGGGGACAAGGGCGCGGCGGTGGCCCACGTGGGCGACAGCCGCCTGTACCGCCTGCGCGAGGGCCGCCTGGAGTCGCTCACGCGTGACCACTCGCTCATCGAGGAGCTGCGCGCCGCCGGCCGTGAGCCTCCCGGCAACCCGGCCAACCTGCGCCACCTCATCACCCGCGCCCTGGGCACCGAGAACGCGGAGCCCACCGTGCAGCGGCTGGAGGCGCAGCCCGGGGACGTCTTCCTGCTGTGCTCGGATGGCCTCTACGAGCCGCTGGGGCCGGAGGTGCTGACGGAGCGCTTGCAGGCCTCGTCCGCGCAGGCCGCGTGTGACTCGCTCGTCTCCGCCGCCTACGAGGCGGGGGGCCGCGACAACATCACCGCCGTCGTGCTGCGCGTCGCCGCGGCCTGA
- a CDS encoding acyl-CoA dehydrogenase family protein — MPRADITDLFRIDDLLSADEKAARDSVARFVDSEVLPIIGRHFRDGTFPAHLVPGLAELGVLGANLQGYGCAGMNTVSYGLILQELERGDSGLRSFASVQGSLCMFPIQAFGSEEQKARFLPDMAKGRLIGCFGLTEPDFGSNPGGMRARARKDGDTWVLNGTKAWITNGSIADVAVVWAKTEDGGAESVRGFLVEKGTPGFSAREIPGKFSLRASLTSELSFQDVRVPERNVLPGVVGLKGPLSCLNNARAGIAFAVTGAAIACFEGAREYALSRAQFDGKSIAGYQLTQEKLADMLQEIVKAQLLGLRLARLKDEGKSTPVMVSLAKRNNVKSALEIARVARSIYGANGITDDYPPVRHMLNLESVFTYEGTHEVHTLVLGKAITGIDAFG; from the coding sequence ATGCCCCGCGCCGACATCACCGACCTGTTCCGCATCGACGACCTGCTGTCCGCCGACGAGAAGGCCGCCCGCGACTCCGTGGCCCGCTTCGTGGACTCGGAGGTGCTGCCCATCATCGGGCGGCACTTCCGGGACGGCACCTTCCCCGCGCACCTGGTGCCGGGGCTCGCGGAGCTGGGCGTGCTGGGCGCGAACCTCCAGGGGTACGGCTGCGCGGGGATGAACACCGTCAGCTACGGGCTCATCCTCCAGGAACTGGAGCGGGGGGACTCCGGCCTGCGCAGCTTCGCGTCCGTGCAGGGCTCGCTGTGCATGTTCCCCATCCAAGCGTTCGGCAGCGAGGAGCAGAAGGCGCGCTTCCTGCCGGACATGGCGAAGGGAAGGCTCATCGGCTGCTTCGGCCTCACGGAGCCGGACTTCGGCTCCAACCCCGGCGGCATGCGCGCCCGCGCCCGCAAGGACGGGGACACCTGGGTGCTCAACGGCACCAAGGCGTGGATTACGAACGGCTCCATCGCGGACGTCGCGGTGGTGTGGGCGAAGACGGAGGACGGCGGCGCGGAGTCCGTGCGCGGCTTCCTGGTGGAGAAGGGCACGCCGGGCTTCAGCGCCCGGGAGATTCCCGGCAAGTTCTCCCTGCGCGCGTCGCTCACGAGCGAGCTGTCCTTCCAGGACGTGCGCGTGCCCGAGCGCAACGTGCTGCCCGGCGTCGTGGGCCTGAAGGGGCCGCTGTCGTGCCTCAACAACGCCCGGGCCGGCATCGCGTTCGCGGTGACGGGCGCGGCCATCGCCTGCTTCGAGGGCGCGCGTGAGTACGCTCTGTCCCGCGCGCAGTTCGACGGCAAGTCCATCGCCGGCTACCAGCTCACGCAGGAGAAGCTGGCGGACATGCTCCAGGAGATCGTCAAGGCGCAGCTGCTGGGCTTGCGGCTCGCGCGCCTCAAGGACGAGGGGAAGAGCACCCCCGTGATGGTGAGCCTGGCCAAGCGCAACAACGTGAAGAGCGCGCTGGAGATCGCCCGCGTGGCCCGGAGCATCTACGGCGCCAACGGCATCACGGATGACTACCCGCCGGTGCGCCACATGCTCAACCTGGAGAGCGTCTTCACCTACGAGGGCACCCACGAGGTGCACACCCTGGTGCTGGGCAAGGCCATCACCGGCATCGACGCGTTCGGCTGA
- a CDS encoding SDR family NAD(P)-dependent oxidoreductase has protein sequence MASETKKTVVVTGASRGIGRAVSLAFAREGHDVWALARSEASLEALRKEGGERIRTHAVDVADESALLAACKVILADGAPRVLVNNAGITVSAPLTKTSTADLAKVMAVNVTAPFILCRELMPAMVAAGGGRVINIGSITATRGAKYTSAYCASKHALLGLTRALAVEYARKNVTVNNVNPGWVETDMFAGATAAISKTTGRSEEQAREALAAMNAMGRIIQPEEVAAVCLFLASEAAGAITGAAYAIDGGEAG, from the coding sequence ATGGCAAGCGAGACGAAGAAGACGGTGGTGGTGACGGGCGCCAGCCGGGGCATTGGCCGCGCGGTGTCCCTGGCGTTCGCGCGCGAGGGCCATGACGTGTGGGCGCTGGCGCGCTCCGAGGCGTCGCTGGAGGCCCTGCGCAAGGAGGGCGGCGAGCGCATCCGCACGCACGCGGTGGACGTGGCGGACGAGTCCGCGCTGCTCGCGGCGTGCAAGGTCATCCTGGCGGACGGCGCGCCCCGGGTGCTGGTGAACAACGCGGGCATCACGGTGTCCGCGCCGCTGACGAAGACGAGCACGGCGGACCTGGCGAAGGTGATGGCGGTGAACGTGACGGCGCCGTTCATCCTGTGCCGGGAGCTGATGCCAGCGATGGTGGCGGCGGGCGGCGGACGGGTCATCAACATCGGGTCCATCACCGCGACGCGCGGGGCGAAGTACACGTCCGCGTACTGCGCGTCCAAGCACGCGCTGCTGGGCCTGACGCGCGCGCTGGCGGTGGAGTACGCGCGCAAGAACGTCACGGTGAACAACGTGAACCCGGGCTGGGTGGAGACGGACATGTTCGCCGGCGCCACCGCGGCCATCTCCAAGACGACGGGCCGCAGCGAGGAGCAGGCGCGCGAGGCCCTGGCGGCGATGAACGCGATGGGCCGCATCATCCAGCCGGAGGAGGTCGCGGCGGTGTGCCTCTTCCTCGCCTCGGAGGCGGCGGGCGCCATCACCGGCGCGGCCTACGCCATCGACGGCGGCGAAGCCGGGTAG